In Spinacia oleracea cultivar Varoflay chromosome 5, BTI_SOV_V1, whole genome shotgun sequence, a single window of DNA contains:
- the LOC110796440 gene encoding protein CASP has protein sequence MEVPQGGLEREKSTSSSASPVSVVANFWKEFDLEKEKSLLDEQGLRIAENQENSQKNRRKLAESTRGFKKASAEEKLNLFNSLLKGYQEEVDNLTKRAKFGENAFLNIYQKLYEAPDPFPALASIADQDVKVSELESENRKMKVELEEFRAEAAHLKNQQATIRRLEERNRQLEQQMEEKVKEIVEMKQRSLAEENQKTMEVLKEREQSLQDQLRQAKESVTTMQKLHELAQSQLFELRAQSEEETATKQSELSLLMDEVERAQSRLLSLEREKGHLRSQLQSANEESGNKKSDSEDPNSVLENSLSAKEKIVSDLNMELHKVETTLSNERELHISEIKKLNALLHEKETSLEELKKELQTRPTAKLVDDLRKKVKILQAVGYNSIEAEDWEIATSGEEMSKLESLLLDKNRKMEHEFTQLKVKLSEKTSVLEVAEAKVSELNAEVDEQKKLIQKLEDDILKGYGSKERRSSLFNDWDLSESVSAETSESSEQKHTSVDQDQSSMLKVICNQRDRFRARLRETEEESRQLKDKNRKLTEELEKTKADNVKLYGKIRYVQDYNHEKVISRGSKKGSDDLESGMSSDVESKYKKIYEEDINPFAAFSKKERDQRYKDLGLRDKITLTSGRFLLGNKYARTFAFFYTIGLHILVFTCLYRMSALSHLSHGAEEVAVEAILPHAL, from the exons ATGGAGGTTCCGCAGGGTGgattggagagagaaaaatcGACTTCATCTTCTGCTTCTCCTGTTTCTGTTGTCGCCAATTTCTGGAAAG AATTTGATTTGGAGAAGGAAAAGAGTTTATTGGATGAGCAAGGGCTTCGAATTGCTGAAAACCAGGAGAATAGCCAGAAGAATCGGCGTAAACTTGCTGAGAGCACTCGAG GCTTCAAGAAAGCTTCAGCTGAGGAAAAGTTGAATTTGTTCAATTCATTGCTTAAGGGTTATCAGGAAGAAGTTGACAACCTTACTAAGCGTGCGAAATTTGGAGAAAATGCATTTCTTAATATCTACCAGAAACTTTACGAGGCTCCAGATCCTTTTCCAGCTCTTGCATCAATTGCT GACCAAGATGTAAAAGTTTCTGAACTGGAGTCTGAGAACAGAAAAATGAAAGTTGAACTTGAGGAATTTAGGGCTGAAGCGGCACATTTAAAAAATCAACAGGCAACAATAAGGAGACTTGAAGAACGCAATCGTCAATTAGAGCAGCAG ATGGAAGAAAAGGTTAAAGAGATAGTGGAAATGAAGCAGCGCAGTTTGGCAGAAGAGAACCAGAAGACTATGGAAGTCCTGAAAGAACG AGAGCAGTCACTACAAGACCAATTGCGGCAAGCTAAAGAAAGTGTTACAACTATGCAGAAGTTGCATGAACTTGCCCAAAGCCAGttgtttgagcttcgtgctCAATCag AGGAGGAGACAGCTACTAAGCAGTCAGAACTTAGTCTTTTGATGGACGAAGTTGAACGTGCTCAAAGCCGACTTCTAAGTCTTGAGAGAGAGAAG GGACATCTACGTTCTCAGTTACAGTCTGCAAATGAAGAAAGCGGAAATAAGAAAAG TGATTCTGAGGATCCAAATAGCGTTCTTGAGAACTCTTTGAGTGCAAAGGAGAAGATTGTATCCGATTTAAATATGGAACTTCATAAAGTTGAGACCACATTATCAAATGAGAGGGAACTGCATATTAGTGAAATCAAGAAATTGAATGCACTTCTCCATGAAAAG GAGACTTCCCTTGAGGAGCTGAAGAAAGAGCTTCAGACTAGACCAACTGCTAAATTGGTTGACGATTTGCGTAAAAAAGTCAAAATTTTGCAG GCAGTTGGTTACAATTCTATTGAGGCTGAAGATTGGGAAATAGCCACGAGTGGGGAAGAGATGAGCAAATTGGAATCTTTGTTGCTTGACAAGAACAGAAAGATGGAACACGAATTCACTCAGTTGAAG GTTAAACTGTCTGAGAAAACATCAGTTCTTGAAGTTGCCGAAGCAAAGGTGTCAGAACTTAATGCTGAGGTTGATGAACAGAAAAAATTAATTCAGAAGCTTGAGGATGATATACTGAAG GGATATGGCTCCAAAGAGCGGAGAAGCTCCTTGTTTAATGACTGGGATCTATCAGAGTCTGTTTCAGCTGAGACATCTGAG AGTTCAGAACAGAAGCATACTTCTGTTGATCAGGACCAGAGTTCAATGCTTAAGGTGATTTGTAATCAGAGGGATAGATTCCGTGCACGACTTCGTGAGACTGAAGAA GAATCAAGGCAGTTGAAGGACAAGAACCGTAAACTGACAGAGGAATTGGAGAAAACAAAGGCAGACAATGTAAAACTTTATGGAAAGATCCGATATGTCCAAGACTATAATCACGAGAAAGTGATATCTAGAGGGTCTAAGAAG GGTTCGGATGATCTAGAAAGTGGCATGAGCTCTGACGTCGAGTCCAAGTATAAAAAGATTTATGAAGAGGATATTAATCCATTTGCTGCTTTCTCAAAAAAG GAGCGGGATCAAAGGTATAAGGATTTGGGTCTCAGGGACAAAATAACTCTTACCAGTGGGCGTTTTCTTCTCGGCAACAA ATATGCTCGGACCTTCGCATTCTTCTACACAATTGGGTTACATATCCTAGTATTTACTTGCCTATACAGGATGTCTGCTCTGAGTCATCTGAG TCATGGCGCTGAAGAAGTGGCTGTGGAAGCCATTTTGCCTCACGCTCTTTAA
- the LOC130461343 gene encoding uncharacterized protein, translated as MGIYTRTYRIFTEWNLRTCLDSSSDTIHHNAIIPPSRTIRVAWTPPAPGVLKLNFDGSVRHYSGTAGVVIRDHLGNNVISRSYNGTSSPLLAEAMALRNGLQLVVEHNIRHIFIEGDNLLIINILQGRALQCPWKIQMLMKDINQLLEHFETSSSRHI; from the coding sequence ATGGGAATTTACACTAGAActtacagaatattcacagaatggAATTTGCGCACATGTCTAGATTCGTCGAGTGATACCATTCATCACAACGCTATTATACCTCCTTCACGCACTATACGCGTTGCTTGGACTCCTCCTGCTCCGGGTGTACTCAAACTCAATTTTGATGGGTCAGTTCGACACTACTCTGGAACAGCAGGGGTTGTTATTCGGGACCACCTAGGTAATAACGTAATCAGTAGATCCTACAATGGAACTTCTTCTCCTCTCCTTGCGGAAGCTATGGCTCTTCGTAACGGCCTCCAATTAGTAGTTGAGCATAACATTCGTCACATTTTTATAGAAGGTGATAACTTACTGATCATTAATATTTTACAAGGTCGAGCCCTGCAATGCCCATGGAAGATTCAGATGCTAATGAAAGATATCAATCAACTTTTAGAACATTTTGAGACTTCTTCCTCGCGCCATATTTAA